Within the Echinicola sp. 20G genome, the region TTGTGGCGTGAGCCGTGTGACCTTCTTGCCACAGAAATTCAGCTGTCCTTAAGAAAAGCCTTGTTCTCATTTCCCATCTGACCACATTTGCCCATTGATTTACTTTTAAAGGCAAATCCCTATAAGATTGAATCCAGTTTTTATACGTGCTCCAGATAACCGTTTCAGAAGTTGGGCGTACAATCAATTCTTCCTCCAATTTCGCTTCCGGATCCACAATTACCGATTTTCCATCTTCAGAATTCTTTAATCGGTAATGGGTCACCACTGCACACTCCTTGGCAAAACCCTCTACATGGCTTGCCTCTTTGGATAAATAGGACTTGGGAATAAATAAAGGAAAGTAGGCATTGCTATGCCCTGTATCCTTAAACATCTGATCGAGCTGCTGCTGCATTTTTTCCCAGATAGAATAGCCATATGGCTTAATAACCATACAGCCTCTTACTGCCGAATTCTCTGCAAGGTCAGCCTTTTTTACTAGTTCGTTGTACCACAGTGAGTAGTCCTCACTTCTCTTGGGCAGTCCTTTGCTCATGAGTATAATTTGTTGTTTTGAAAAAACTCTTTAACTTTCGCTTCCATTTTGGGAAGCAAATATAATTTAAAAAATTATAACCCTCCTCCGAAGTGCACGTATATAGTGTTACGAGTTGTAAACTAAATAACTATGAGAAAATTTACATCATACCGATATCTTGGTTTCCTTGCTGCTTTAGGCCTTGTATCATGCAGCAGTAGCTATAGTGCTATGCAAGGAGAGTCGGATGACTTATATTTTATGGCATCAGATGATGCGGTGGTTATGTCCAATGCCGTAACCAACAACACACCTGAAAACTTTACCGATTATGCTGCTGTAAATGCGGCTAGTCAATATGATCAAGAAAGTTTTTCAGCAAAAAATGTTAATCCGGAATATATCGCCAAGTATCAGGTTCAAAATGATACTGTAGCTGATGAAATTGTTTACTTTGATGATGCCGCCGTGCAAAGCACTGAAGGAGATGGTGACGTTAATGTATACAATAATTTTTATGGTTACAACGACCCTAATGGTAACAACAGATCGTCGTGGAATTTCAGTCCTTCTTTTGCCTTTATGTACCCGGGGGCTTTCGGATTCTATCCTTCTTTTGGCTATGGAGGTTTCTACGACCCATTCTGGCCAGGATATGGATTCAGACCTGGTTTCAATATGTCCATTGGATTTGGAATAGGTTTTGGAGGCTGGGGTTACAGACCATATTATAGCCCATTTTACGATCCTTTCTGGGGGCCTAGTTATGCTTACAGTGGATATTATGGAGGTTACTATGGTGGGTATTACGGCAGACCTGTAATCATCAATAACATATATACTGGTGAAGGAAGACAAATCGTAAGGGCTGCCAGATCCAGAAGAGGCAGTTCAGTAGCAACTAACTATACAAGAAGAAGTGTTGCTACAAACCCAGGTACTTCACGTACTGCAGCCCGTCAAAGTGCTGTAAGTAGAGTTGATAATTCTAGAAGAAGTAATACTGACTTCAGTAGATCTGAAAATGATTATTTCAGTGGAAGAAGTAGAGTAGCTTCTGCTTCTCCAAGTAGAAGAAGCACCAACTCAGCAGTAATGACTCGGCCTAGCAGCTCTACAAGATCCAGAAGCGCTTATGCTCCTACATCTAGCAGTAGCCAAAGAAATGTGACTACAAGATCTGCAAATAGCTCAAGATCTAGTTATTCTACACCATCACGAAGTTCTTCTCCATCTTATAATAGAAGCAGCAGTTCTTCAAGTAGAAGCACATATTCTACACCATCAAGAAGTTCAAATAGCACATATACACCTTCCAGAAGTAGTAGCGGAAGCAGCAGTAGAAGCGTTGGTAGTTCATCGCCATCCAGGAGCTCAGGAGGCACTACCAGAAGTTCTGGAGGATCAAGAAGAGGGGGAAATTAATCCCCCTTTTTTTACCACTTTTTTATCTCCAGCCGTTAAATAATCAAACACCTTCTTAAAATTTAATGTTAGCCATTTTCATGGCAAAAGGGAATTGTATTAGTAAAAATATGAGAGGAATAAAAACGACTATATTGGGAATGCTCCTTTTTGGAGGGGGATTCTCTTTAACAACAGCCCAAGCTCAAACATTCGAGGATGCCTTGCGATATAGCAAATACAATGCTTCAGGATCTTCCAGAATCATGGGGATTGGAGGAAGCCAAATGGCCATTGGTGGAGACGTTTCCAATATTTCTGGAAACCCCGCAGGTTTAGGCTTCTTCAGAAGGTCCGAATTTAGCTTTACTGCCGGATATGAAAACTGGAAGTCCAATGCAACCTTCATGGGACAGACTCAAGAAAACAACCAAGGCAATTTCTCATTACCCAATGTCAGTGTGATTATCAATAAAACCAAGGATCCTCTTAATACAGACAGTTGGAGGGGACATTCATTTGGGATCAGCATCAATCGCACAGCCAACTTTAATAGTAGATACGGCTACTACTCCAATTTGGAAGGTACAAGTTCACTATTGGATTATTATGCTGATGACTACAACCAGTTTGGTGAACCCGCTATTGGCGACCCTGCCGGACTTCCTTTAGATGTAGGATTAGTCTACAATGATGGAGGAACTTTCTACCCATCTGACTACACCTACAATCCAAATGATGACGGCTCTCCAAATTATAATGACCCCATGTTCCCTTTTCAGGACGAATATGTAGAAACAGAGGGAAGTATGAATCAGATCACATTTGCCTATGGTTCCAATTATAAGAATAAATTGTTTATAGGTGGATCACTGGGCATCACTTCTATTACTTTCTCTTCTACTAAAACCTATAATGAAGAGTTTATAGATAACAATGACAACAATTCATTATACTATTCTTTAAGGGAAAACCTATATCATAATGGCACGGGAATCAACTTAAACTTAGGTTTGATTTACAAACCAATTGACCAGGTCAATTTAGGACTATCTTTTAGCTCTCCTACTTGGACCAGGTACGATGAAGAATTTGATGCAGATATCTTTGCTGATTATTATGATCTTAACGGAAACCCAGAGGATAATGCAGATGCGGTTAGTGACATCTACTTATCTTCCATCAACTTAAGAACACCTATGAAATTAAGCGCTGGAGCAGCCTTTTTTATTAATAAAAATGGTTTCATTTCAGCGGACATAGACTATATAGATTATTCGACGATGCACCTATCCTCTCCTGACTATTCTTTAGATGGATCAAATGATGTCATTTCATCACTTGCTGGCAGTGCCATTAATTATAGGGTTGGCGGAGAACTAAGATTGAATATGTTTAGGTTAAGAGCAGGGACTGCCTATTATGGCGACCCTTTCAATGACTCTGATTTGGACAGATCACAAATGCAGTTCACTGGAGGTATCGGGGTTAAGCTTCCTAAAATGTATATTGATTTAGGAATAGTCAATAGCCAGTTTGACACCTTTTACACTTCCTATCCAGGTGCTGAGCTAACGACCATTGAGAACAACGCTACAAAAGGCCTATTAACCCTTGGGTTTAACTTTTAAAGTAGGACATCAACTCAGAAATTAAATGCTCAGTGGAAATATCATCTCCACTGAGCTTTATTTTTGCCTTATCATAAAAGGCACCTCGGTCCGTTAGTAGATTTTGTAGTTTCAGGATTATTTCACCTGTATCCAAACCTTGGAACATCGGGCGTTTTTCTACCTCATTATTGGTAAGCCTTTGCAAAATCTGATCTAGATTTACATCCAAAAACACAGAAATCCCTCTATCATTGATCAAATCCATATTGTCATTAAAACAAGGTGCTCCACCTCCTGTAGAGAGTACAAATGACCGATCAACGCTCAATAAATCTTGGAGAACTTTTGTTTCTAAATTTCTAAAATACCCTTCTCCCTTATTCATGAATATTTTAGGGATTTCCAATCCCTCAGTCTTTACGATTTCCTCATCCAAATCATAAAAGTCAAAATTAAGTTGCTTCGCTACCTGCTTCCCTAAAGTCGATTTTCCACAACCTGGCATTCCTATTAAAACAATCTTTGATGTATACGTCATATCAATGGCTTAGCAGGCTAGAAACCTCTTCGATACTAGGAGTGTTATTAATATGATATTTTTTGATGACCGTTCCATTGTTCAAAATCACTATTCCTGGATTGGATCGGATAATGGTTTTAAGGACAGTAGCATCACCATAATAATAAGGCAGATCCCAATCATGCTCCTCCATCAACCCTTCTACCTCTTCTGATGAACTCGCTGTAATAATCACAGTCTCTAGCTTATCCTGATTTATTAAACCTTCTAAAGCATTTAAAGATGCCTTATCCATCTTTTCAAAATTACTGATCAGGATCAATACTTTCTGACCGCTGAGTACCTCTTCTGTAAAATCACCATCATCATTCCAAATCGCAAAATCAGAAATTTTCGGTAGAGCTTCAGGATTCTTTAATTGCATATCCACAAACTCAAAACTTTCATCCGAAGGATATTCATCCATCACTACCTCTTGCCCATCCTTTTTCATGATATAGCGATATTCCAATGTACCGGAAGGTTGCATGGCTTCAGGTATATTCACCCCTACCTTGTAAGCCCTAAAGTCAATAAATGGCAAGTTTCTCACCGCTAAGACAGAAAAAACTAAAGTGAACAACAAGCTACTTGCCACTACAATTCCAACTCCCATTGATCGGTTATCTTTAAGGTCTTTCTTGAAAACAAACAAAACCAAAATCATCACCAATAAAACAATATCCTTGATAAAGGACTCCCAAGGGGTCAATTTAATGGCATCGCCAAAACATCCACAATCTGTAACTTTGTTAAAATAGGCAGAGTAGAAAGTCAAGAACGTAAAAAACACTATCAAAAGTAAAAGTAAGTTTACGGTGATTTTCTTACGGTAATTCAGCAACAACATGACTCCCAGACCTATTTCCAACACAATCAGAAAGATGGAAAGTGACAATGCGAAAGGCCTTAACACTTCAAAGAAGCCAGCTATATCATGAGAAAACACCTCAAAATATTCTTCCAGTTTGATAGATGTTCCAACTGGATCATTTGCCTTGATCAATCCTGAAAAAACAAATAGACCACCAACTAAAAACCTGAATAGGTTCAATATAATTTTTTTAAGCATTTTGGGCTTCATTTAATTTAATAAGACAAAAAACTGAGTAATTGATCATGTCTTGATAATTGGCATCTACCCCTTCAGAAGCTAATGTTTTACCTTCATTATCTTCTATTTGCTTTACTCTGTATAATTTCATCAGGATAAGGTCTGTCATGGAAGAAACACGCATATCTCGCCAAGCCTCTCCATAATCATGATTCTTATTTTCTAAAAGTCCCCGAGTTGCATCTACCCACTTCTCATACATAGGTTCAAGTTCTTCATAACCAATTTCCAACCGCTCATCATCTTGCAAATCCAATTGGATAAGTGCTATTAGGCAATAATTAATAATACCAATAAATTCATCCTGAATAGGGTCACTTACACGCTGAGCTCCTTTTTCCTGAATAGATCTAATTCGCTGAGCCTTAATGAATATTTGATCAGTTATTGAAGGCAACCTGAGCACTCTCCAGGCAGTGCCATAATCGATGGTTTTCTTCTTAAAAAGTTCTTTACAAAGGCTGATAACTTGATTATATTCGCTTACTGTTTGCGTTTTCAAAGCAATTTTAATTAAATGAAAGATAGTCCAAAGTCTTCTTCAGAAACCGAAGATAAATTATTTCATTCAAAAATAACACTTCAAATTAAAGGAAAGCTCATTATGCTGGAGGATCCCTGTGTGATGGGTATTTTGAATGTCACACCGGACTCGTTCTTTGCGGATAGTAGAATTTCTGATGATGAAAGACAGCTCCTCAGCAAAGCCGAAAAAATGATTGAGGATGGCGCTGTAATTTTTGATTTGGGAGGATATAGTAGCCGCCCTGGGGCTGAGAATGTATCTACAGCAGATGAAATCAAAAGGGTTATTCCTGCTGTCCGCTCTTTAAAAAAACATTTTCCAGATGTATTACTTTCGGTTGATACTTTTAGGCATGAAGTAGCCAAAGAATCCGTATCTGAAGGTGCTGATATCGTGAACGATATATCCGGAGGAGAACTTGACCGTAATATGATCCCGACTGTTGGATCAATGGATGTCCCTTTTATCTGCATGCATATGCGTGGAAATCCCGAAACCATGCAGTCTAAAACGGAGTATAATAATATAGAAAAAGAAATTTTATCTTTTTTTAACGAAAAACTGAACCAATGTCATAAAGCTGGCATTAAAGATGTAATAATTGACCCTGGGTTTGGCTTTGCGAAAACGATATCACAAAATTATAGGATTCTTAAAAATTTATCTTATTTTAAGACTATAAAAAGCCCTATATTAGCAGGAGTCTCTAGAAAATCTATGATTTACAAAACTTTGGACATTTCTCCAGAGGAGGCCCTTAATGGAACAACCGCCCTGAACATGGCAGCTCTGATTAATGGAGCTAAAATTTTAAGAGTACATGATGTTAAAGAAGCAACCCAAACCATAAAATTATATAAAAACATATACCCTTGACACTACTTTTCAAAATAGGATTTTTAGACGTTTCTATCGTCAATATTATAGACATCACATTGGTAAGTGTACTCATTTACCAAGTCTATAAATTGATGCGAGGTAGTGTGGCCATTAAAATCTTTTTAGGCTTCTTATCGCTTTACCTAGTTTACTTGGTGGTAAATGCCGCAAAAATGGAGTTATTATCCATCATCTTGGGGCAATTTATGGGAGTAGGTGTTATTGCTGCTATTATTCTTTTTGCGCCAGAAATCAGAAAATTCCTCCTGATCATAGGAAAAACATCCATCTTATCCAATGAAAACGTCCTTCAGGAATTGCTTTTTTGGAGAAAGAAAGAAACCATGGCTTTCAATATTACCCCTATCATTGAAGCCTCTAAATCCTTGGCGGGAACCAGCACTGGAGCTTTAATGGTGATCTCCAGAAATTCTGAACTGAAATTTTATGCTGAAAGTGGTGACTTGATTGACGCTGTCGTCTCCAAAAGATTATTGATTTCCATATTCAACAAATATAGCCCACTTCACGATGGTGCTGTAATCATTTATAATGGAAAGGTAAAAGCCGCAAGATGTATCCTTCCTGTGACTGAAAAAGAAGTCCCTGCTCAATTTGGGTTGAGACATAGGGCTGCTATCGGGATGTCCGAGGCCACTGACACTTTGGTCTTGATCGTATCAGAAGAAACAGGTCAGGTATCCATGGCCAAAAATGGAAATATTCTTCACAACCTGTCTTTTCAGGAACTAAGAGAAATGCTCAACAGCTATTTGGCGGGCGCAGACATTGATGATAAATTTGAATTCATCAACTCTTTTGAAAATAAAAAATTAAAACAGCGAACAGCTGAGGCATAAAAAAAGCAACTCAAATGAGTTGCTTTTTTTATGCTATATTTTTTTGGTTATAGAACTCCAAGTTCCTTTCCTACTTCCGTAAAGGCATCAATAGCCGCATCTAAATGCTTTTTATCATGTCCAGCAGAAATTTGCACCCTGATTCTCGCCTGACCTTTTGGCACTACAGGATAGTAGAAACCAATTACATAAATACCTCTTTCTAGCAGCTTTTCTGCCATCTTTTGAGAGAGCACCGCGTCATACAACATAATTGGAACAATTGGATGCACCCCAGGCTTAATATCAAACCCAGCGGCTGTCATTTTCTCCCTGAAGTACTGTGTGTTTTCTTCCAGCTTATCCCTCAATTCAGTAGTGCTAGACAAAAGGTCAAATACTGCTATTGAAGCACCTGTAATAGACGGAGCCAAAGTGTTGGAAAATAGATAAGGACGGGATCTTTGTCTCAAAATATCGATAATTTCTTTTCTCCCAGAAGTAAATCCTCCAGAAGCACCACCTAAGGCCTTTCCGAGTGTTCCGGTAATGATGTCCATCTTGCCCATCACACCTTTCAACTCATGAACACCTCTACCCGTCTTACCAATAAAGCCTGTAGAATGACACTCATCAGACATGACAATCGCTCCATATTTCTCAGCTAATTCGACTATCTTATCCATTTGTGCAATAGTACCATCCATAGAAAAAGCACCATCTGTCACAATTAACTTTTGCTTTGCTCCCTTTTCATTGGCATCCTTTAATTGCTGCTCAAGGTCCTCCATATCATTGTGCTTGTAGCGAAACCTCATGGCTTTGCATAAGCGCACCCCATCGATAATAGAGGCGTGGTTCAAGGCATCAGAGATAATGGCATCTTCAGGTCCTAGCAATGGCTCAAACACTCCCCCATTTGCATCAAAAGCAGCTGCATAAAGGATGGTATCCTCAGTACCTAAAAATTCACTGATCTTATTTTCAAGTTCCTTGTGAATATCCTGAGTTCCGCAAATAAATCTCACAGAAGACATTCCATAGCCATGACTGTCAATCGCATTCTTTGCAGCTTCGATCACTTTAGGATGACTTGACAATCCCAAATAATTATTAGCGCAAAAATTCAATACCTCTTTCCCTTCTTGGGTTTTGATCTCGGCACCTTGTGGAGAGGTAATGATTCGCTCTGCCTTATAGAGTCCTGAATCTTTTATTTCTTTCAGTTCCTTATCTAATTTTGATTTTAAACTTTCGTACATAATATATTTGGATTTTTATTTCGTATTATTGCTACGGAAAAACTTTCGTATAAATGTAATTGAAAATATTTATAAATGGTAAAATTGAATTTATTAATTTTACCATTTATAAACCCTAAACTATTAAAAAAGACCTTGCTAAAAAGATTTAGCTAGGCTGTTAGAGATTATGGAAAGGATTTTAATAACGGGAGCAGCAGGCCAATTAGGCTCAGAACTTACGCAAGCTTTGGTTGATATTTACGGAGGAGACAATGTAATCGCCACTGATATCAATGAGGCTGCAGCTCATAAATTTGACTATTGTCAATTTATTCCTCTAAATGTGCTGGACAATGACCAAATGGTCAAAATTATAAAAGAGGAAAAAGTCACACAAGTTTACCACTTGGCAGCCATTCTTTCTGCAACAAGTGAAAAGAACCCGTTATTTGCTTGGAAACTTAATATGGACAGCCTATTATCCATATTGGAAATAGCCAAAGAGTACAAGCTCAACAAAATATATTGGCCTTCGTCAATTGCCGTTTTTGGCCCAAGCACTCCTATGAAAAATACGCCTCAGGACTGTGTAATGGATCCCAACACCGTATATGGCATCTCCAAACAAGCCGGGGAAAGATGGTGTGAATATTATTTCCAAAAATACAATGTCGATGTAAGGAGCCTTCGTTATCCTGGATTGATCGGTTACAAATCATTACCCGGTGGTGGTACCACGGATTATGCGGTTGACATTTTTCACAAAGCAATTGAAGGGGAACATTTTGAGTGCTTCTTAAGAGAAGATTCATACCTTCCTATGATGTACATGCCTGATGCAATCAAAGCCACTATTGATTTGATGCATGCTCCAGCCGAAAAAATCAAAGTTAGATCAAGCTATAATTTGGGAGGAATCAGCTTTTCTCCACAAGAAATTTATGAGAGCATTAAAAAGCACCATCCTGACTTTGAAATCAGCTTTAAGCCGGACTTCAGACAAAACATTGCGGACACTTGGCCAGATAGCATTGATGACAGCGCTGCAAGAAACGACTGGGGATGGGAACATTCTTATGGATTAGAAGACATGACTAAAGATATTTTGGCTAACTTGCCTACCTATTTAGTCAACTTTAAATAATCAACCGCATGAATAAGAATTTCTTGTTAGCCCTTGGAATGGCTGGCATTTTGGCTTCCTGTGACGCTCCAACATCGGAAACAGCAAATGAAGAATCTTCCTTAGAAAAAATAAATGAAGCAGATCATGTCCTAGCAGAGGGAGCTTCAACTTGGACTACTTATGAAGGAAGTATCCCTTGTGCAAGTTGTAGTGAGATTCAAATGACCTTACGTATAGAGAGCAAAGCTGACAAAACTGAAAGAGAGTACACGCTTACCGAGGTCTACAAGGGTCGTCAAGAGGGAGACAGAACTGTTGAGTCAAAAGGAACCTATGAGGTATCTTATGGAATGGAAGGCGATCAAGGAGCCATGTTGATCACACTACTGGACGAAAATGGCAATCCAGTAAATACTTTCCTCCAAGAAAAAGACAGCAATAATTTCATTTTGTTAGATAAAAACAAAAAAATGATCAAATCAGATCTGAATTATACATTGACAAAAAAATAAAGCCTGAGTTTCAGGCTTTATTTTTTCTCTACTATGCTATCTTTCTGAAAACCTACCAATACCTCTCCATCAGGATAAACCATCACTGGCCGCTTGATCATACTACTGTTCTCAATGAGCAGCGGCAATGCTGATGAGACTGCTTCCAACTGACTTTTATCCTCATCACTAAGCTTCCGATAAGTAGTTCCACGCTTATTTACCAAAACCTCCAAAGGGATTTTCTTTAAAAAAGACTTCAGCAAGTCCTCAGAAGGAGCCTGTTTTTTATAATCCACAAAATCATAATCTACATTTTGCTCCTCCAACAACTTGAATGTTTTCTTCATAGTATCACAGTTTTTGATACCATAAACCATTAATTTATCCACCATATATTTTTTTTGCTTTAAACAGTTTTACAATTCCTCACCAAAACTAATAGCAAATTCTCACACCATCAATTTTTAAGAGAATAATCAGGCTACTCATAACTGTTTCAAAACTTCATACAAAAATGTATATTAACATGCTCAATCCATGATTTTATGAAAGACGAAAGAAAATTAGCTTTTTGCCTTAACTGTGATCAAAACCTCGATGAAAATGACAACTTTTGTCCAAACTGCGGCCAAGAAAACATGGATCAAAAAGTACCTTTTCAAGTTTTTATACATGATTTCTTTTCCAATTATCTCAACTTTGACTCTACTTTTTTCAGAACCATCCCACCTTTTCTGAGCAAACCGGGAAAACTCACTCAAGTATTTAATGCAGGACAAAGAAGAAAGTACATTCACCCAATCAGGCTGTATTTAATGCTGTCACTTTTCTACTTTTTTGCCATCAGTATCATTATCCCCCCAGATATTGTGGATCGAATCATGTCCAGCCAACTGACTGATGAAAAAACCAAAAACGCTATTAAGGTCAACTTAAACGACTCCCTTAACTCAAGTGATAAAGCTGAACTGGAAAAAATAGTTGGGAAAGAAGAATTGAATAACCTCAACACAAAATTAACATCTGCCGACACTTCTGCTTTTGACTCTATTCCAACCAGATCACCTTGGCTAGAATTAAAGCTAGCTGCCCAAGACCAACAAATTAGCGATAGTTCCTTCAAAGAGTCACTTCAAAAAAGCAGCTTTGGCCTCACCAATAACTTTGACAGAAAGGCTCAAAGAAACTTCATTGCTAACTCTAACATTTACATTATCAATTCAGCAAGAAACCTCCCAATCATGATGTTTTTTCTGTTGCCGTTTTTTGCATTGCTTTTGAAACTACTCTTTTTCAAAAGTTCAAAATACTACATTGAGCACCTTATCCATTCATTACATATCCATAGTTTTGCCTATTTGATTTATGGATTTGGCATCTTTCTGCTCAATTATAAATTAGGCAACTTACCCCTAATAGGCTTTGTCTGTTTTGTTGGAGTAACCACCTATGCCTACATCAGTATTTTGAAAACCCAAAAGCAAGGATGGCTTAAAACGCTTGTCAAGTTCTGGATTCTAGGATTTGTTTACTTTAACCTTCTTGCTATTGCTGTCGGCACTGAACTTTATCTTTCCTTGATTACCCTATAAAAAAAGGCTGCTTAAGATAAGCAGCCTTTCAGTTTATAAAATCTCTTTCAAAGATTCTTCATTTGCCTGAATAATGTGTTGGATATGTTCCTCTTTGAGGGATGTTGATAAAAACAAACTCTCAAATTGTGAAGGGGGCAAATAAACTCCCCTCTTCAGCATGGCTTGGAAGTACTTGCCAAATAGTGCCGTATCAGAGGTCTTAGCTGTTTCAAAATCTACAACCTTTTCTTCAGAGAAGAATAAACTATACATACTTCCTAATTGATTCATGGAGTAGCTCAATCCTAGCTTGGACAAGCTTTGCTTGACACCACTTACCAACTTATTCCCAATTGACTCCAATTGGTGATACACTTCAGGCTCTTGATCCAAGTATTGTAGCATAGCCAAACCTGCAGCCATGGCAATAGGATTACCAGAAAGAGTCCCCGCCTGATATACTGGTCCAACAGGAGATACAAAATCCATAATTTCTTTCTTACCTCCATAAGCTCCCACTGGCATTCCTCCTCCAATAATCTTGCCCATGGTAGTCAAATCTGGAGTTACTCCAAAGACTTCCTGTGCACCTCCTTTTGCCAATCTAAAACCTGTCATCACCTCATCAAAGATTAAGACAATTCCCTCTTCATCACAAAGTTTTCTTAAACCTTGAAGAAAGCCTTCTTCAGGAAGCACAAGTCCCATATTTCCAGGAACTGGTTCAAGAATAATGGCTGCTACTTCTGCCTTATTAGCCTCTATTAGTTGTTTAACTGACTCAAGGTCATTATATGGAGCAAGAAGTGTATCCTTTGCTGTGCCTGTTGTCACGCCGGGAGAGTTGGGTGCTCCCATTGTGATGGCTCCAGATCCTGCAGCTATCAAAAATGAATCGCCATGCCCATGATAATTACCTTCAAACTTGATAAACTTTTCTCTGCCAGTAAATCCTCTTGCTAATCTCACTGCAGACATAGTGGCTTCAGTACCTGAA harbors:
- a CDS encoding Spx/MgsR family RNA polymerase-binding regulatory protein translates to MVDKLMVYGIKNCDTMKKTFKLLEEQNVDYDFVDYKKQAPSEDLLKSFLKKIPLEVLVNKRGTTYRKLSDEDKSQLEAVSSALPLLIENSSMIKRPVMVYPDGEVLVGFQKDSIVEKK
- a CDS encoding DUF3667 domain-containing protein, with the protein product MKDERKLAFCLNCDQNLDENDNFCPNCGQENMDQKVPFQVFIHDFFSNYLNFDSTFFRTIPPFLSKPGKLTQVFNAGQRRKYIHPIRLYLMLSLFYFFAISIIIPPDIVDRIMSSQLTDEKTKNAIKVNLNDSLNSSDKAELEKIVGKEELNNLNTKLTSADTSAFDSIPTRSPWLELKLAAQDQQISDSSFKESLQKSSFGLTNNFDRKAQRNFIANSNIYIINSARNLPIMMFFLLPFFALLLKLLFFKSSKYYIEHLIHSLHIHSFAYLIYGFGIFLLNYKLGNLPLIGFVCFVGVTTYAYISILKTQKQGWLKTLVKFWILGFVYFNLLAIAVGTELYLSLITL
- the hemL gene encoding glutamate-1-semialdehyde 2,1-aminomutase, with the protein product MDISNSKSLFANAQNFIPGGVNSPVRAFKAVGGDPLFIKKADGAYLYDEDDNRYIELINSWGPMILGHNHPVIKEAVIKAMESGTSFGAPTAKEIEIAALITKMVPSVEKVRMVNSGTEATMSAVRLARGFTGREKFIKFEGNYHGHGDSFLIAAGSGAITMGAPNSPGVTTGTAKDTLLAPYNDLESVKQLIEANKAEVAAIILEPVPGNMGLVLPEEGFLQGLRKLCDEEGIVLIFDEVMTGFRLAKGGAQEVFGVTPDLTTMGKIIGGGMPVGAYGGKKEIMDFVSPVGPVYQAGTLSGNPIAMAAGLAMLQYLDQEPEVYHQLESIGNKLVSGVKQSLSKLGLSYSMNQLGSMYSLFFSEEKVVDFETAKTSDTALFGKYFQAMLKRGVYLPPSQFESLFLSTSLKEEHIQHIIQANEESLKEIL